The Bradyrhizobium sp. LLZ17 genomic sequence GCGACCAACCGGATGGTGGCGCCGCGGCTGGCGAAACTCTATCGCGCGGCGTGGTTCGGCTCCGACGCCCCGGAGGGGATCGCGCGGCTGAGCACAGCCGATTTCCTGAGGCTATGGCGCCGCGAGGCGCCGCTGATCTGGCATGCGCGCCGCAACAACGAGATGATCGCGGGCGTGGTGCTGCGCGCGCTCGGCTGGCCGCTCAAGCTCGTCTTCACCTCGGCGGCGCAGCGGCACCATAGCTGGATCACGCGCTGGCTGATCCGGCGCATGGACGCGATCATCGCGACCTCAGGGATCTCTGCGTCGTTCCTGAAGGTGAAGGCGAGCGTGATCCCGCACGGCGTCGACACCGAAATCTACGCGCCGCCAGCGGATCGCACGGCTGCCTTCACGGAAGCCGCGCTGCCGGGCGCTTACGCGATCGGCTGCTTCGGCCGGGTGCGTGCGCAGAAGGGCACGGACGTGTTCGTGGACGCGATGTGCCGGCTGTTGCCGCGTTATCCCGATTTCACCGCTGTCATCGTCGGGCAGGTCACGGCGGAGCAGACCGCCTTTGCGAATGATCTCAAGCAGCGCATCGAGGCTGCCAACCTGCAATCGCGTATCGTCATCACCGGCGAGCTGCCGATCGAACACGTGCAGCGCTGGTATCAGCGGCTGTCGATCTACGCCTTCACGTCGCGCAACGAAGGCTTTGGCCTGACGCTGATCGAGGCGATGGCGGCGGGCAGCGCGCTCGTCGCAGCGCGCGCCGGTGCAGCCGAGCTCGCGGTCGAGGATGGCGTGACTGGCGTGCTGATCCCCACTGGTGATGCTGATGCGCTCGTTGCGGCGCTGGAGCCGCTGATGCGCGATCCCGCCGCCGCGCTCGCCATGGGGATGCGTGGACGGGCACGGGTGCTTGCGCAGTTCAGCCTCGATGCCGAAGCGGCGCGGATCGGCGAGGTCTACCGGCCGCTGCTCTGAGCCAGTGCCGGCGTGTGGTCGCGAACAAAAACCGCGAAAACAACCCCATGCACAGTAGACGGTGACTGCGAAATCAATGGTTTGAGCGGCGGCGCGATGTCTTTGCGGATTTTTCGAAATCCGTTTGACGCGTCGGGCAAAACACCTGTAGAAGGTGATCGTCGCAAGTTCGCATCGCGCCGGCCGCGGCCCATGCGGGAGGCCGCGCCGTCATCGCAGCGATCGCCAACCGATCTCGGCTCCAATTCCATCTAGTCCCGCGGCTCACTGATTCGCACCGGCGAGCGCGTGCCGGAGGGCGTGGAGGTCGAGAGCTTCCCCGAGGA encodes the following:
- a CDS encoding glycosyltransferase family 4 protein — protein: MANFPGDLQVIVPNLHRRYSGVTATNRMVAPRLAKLYRAAWFGSDAPEGIARLSTADFLRLWRREAPLIWHARRNNEMIAGVVLRALGWPLKLVFTSAAQRHHSWITRWLIRRMDAIIATSGISASFLKVKASVIPHGVDTEIYAPPADRTAAFTEAALPGAYAIGCFGRVRAQKGTDVFVDAMCRLLPRYPDFTAVIVGQVTAEQTAFANDLKQRIEAANLQSRIVITGELPIEHVQRWYQRLSIYAFTSRNEGFGLTLIEAMAAGSALVAARAGAAELAVEDGVTGVLIPTGDADALVAALEPLMRDPAAALAMGMRGRARVLAQFSLDAEAARIGEVYRPLL